Proteins encoded within one genomic window of Patescibacteria group bacterium:
- the porA gene encoding pyruvate ferredoxin oxidoreductase, whose translation MKNIIEGSRAVALTIKMCKPGVVSAYPITPQTHIVEDLARFKADGEADYQYLIAESEFAAASIVLGSSLGGVRSYTASSSQGLLLMTEVLFSIAGLRAPIVLTCANRAISSPINIWNDQQDALTMRDSGWIMLYCEDNQEAIDLHIQAYKIAEAVKFPVMVNMDGFILTHTYEPVDLPGQKEVDAFLPAYKPKRGFYLDSKNPASFGPFVTPTTYMEQRQEMFGDFIGSKTVIKKVAAEFAKKFGRKQGDGLVEYIGSGNEDVVLVAMGSIVGTLRESKKGVNFGILKIKTFRPFPDEEVLKKLSKAKYIAVVDKSISMGAEGILAMELKRVSCGRLKGRIKSFVVGLGGKDITIGVIEKIVKEVKKSDDKIAWVYPE comes from the coding sequence ATGAAAAACATTATAGAAGGGTCGCGAGCAGTGGCTCTAACAATCAAAATGTGTAAACCGGGAGTAGTGTCGGCTTATCCCATTACTCCGCAAACCCATATTGTAGAAGATTTGGCGCGTTTCAAAGCTGACGGTGAAGCCGACTATCAATATTTAATAGCGGAAAGCGAATTTGCCGCTGCTTCGATAGTGTTGGGTTCGTCACTTGGCGGTGTGCGGTCTTACACGGCTTCTTCTTCACAAGGACTGCTTTTAATGACTGAAGTATTATTTAGTATTGCCGGACTGCGCGCGCCGATTGTGCTGACTTGTGCCAATCGGGCGATATCGTCGCCGATTAATATTTGGAACGACCAGCAAGACGCATTAACCATGCGCGACAGCGGTTGGATCATGCTTTACTGCGAAGACAATCAAGAAGCGATTGATTTGCATATTCAAGCGTATAAAATAGCTGAAGCGGTAAAATTTCCGGTAATGGTAAATATGGATGGTTTTATTTTGACGCATACTTATGAACCAGTAGATTTGCCCGGTCAAAAAGAAGTTGATGCTTTTTTACCCGCCTATAAACCTAAGAGAGGTTTTTATTTGGATTCGAAGAATCCCGCAAGTTTTGGACCGTTTGTTACGCCGACGACATATATGGAGCAGCGTCAAGAAATGTTTGGAGATTTCATCGGGAGTAAGACGGTGATAAAAAAAGTTGCTGCCGAGTTTGCAAAAAAATTTGGGCGTAAACAAGGCGATGGCTTGGTTGAGTATATTGGCAGTGGTAACGAAGACGTGGTGCTTGTCGCGATGGGTTCGATAGTAGGGACATTACGGGAAAGTAAGAAGGGGGTTAATTTTGGAATATTAAAGATAAAAACTTTTCGGCCGTTTCCGGACGAAGAAGTTTTGAAAAAACTAAGCAAGGCAAAATACATCGCTGTGGTTGATAAGTCGATTTCTATGGGAGCCGAAGGAATATTAGCTATGGAATTAAAGCGCGTTAGCTGTGGAAGGCTAAAAGGTAGGATAAAAAGTTTTGTTGTTGGTTTGGGCGGTAAAGATATTACTATTGGTGTAATAGAAAAAATAGTAAAAGAAGTTAAAAAGTCAGATGACAAAATCGCCTGGGTTTATCCAGAATAA
- a CDS encoding thiamine pyrophosphate-dependent enzyme has translation MPEKILKHNPLFNPGHTACAGCGQAMTIQHITKALGSDVVIVNATGCSEVYSSKYGESAWGQPWVHSLFENSAPLGSGIAAALHQRGNKTTRVVVQGGDGATFDIGFGLISGMWERGDDVLYICYDNEAYMNTGVQSSGSTPHFANTTTTPAGKKNHGSQQYKKNMIDVALAHGLRYMATTTCGYLDDIENKVRKAMTFSGPRYIQILTTCVPGWGTKEDMAVDLGKLASETGLYPVLEYIDGALVNKMKVTKPKPVEEYLKHQKRFIHIIKDPERLAWVQGLAKRNINKYGLDK, from the coding sequence GTGCCAGAAAAAATATTAAAACACAATCCTTTGTTTAACCCCGGTCACACGGCTTGTGCTGGTTGCGGTCAGGCAATGACAATACAGCATATTACCAAAGCTCTTGGTAGCGATGTTGTGATTGTTAATGCTACTGGTTGTTCGGAAGTATATTCGTCAAAATACGGCGAATCAGCGTGGGGACAACCTTGGGTACATAGTCTTTTTGAAAATTCTGCGCCGCTTGGTAGTGGTATTGCAGCGGCGTTACATCAAAGGGGAAATAAAACTACTCGTGTGGTGGTCCAAGGTGGAGACGGCGCGACTTTTGACATTGGTTTTGGTTTGATCTCCGGTATGTGGGAACGCGGTGATGACGTTCTTTATATTTGTTATGATAACGAAGCTTACATGAATACGGGCGTACAGTCTTCTGGTTCCACGCCGCATTTTGCGAATACCACAACTACTCCGGCCGGCAAAAAAAATCATGGCAGCCAGCAGTATAAAAAAAATATGATTGACGTGGCGCTTGCTCACGGACTGCGTTATATGGCGACAACAACCTGCGGTTACCTTGATGACATTGAAAATAAGGTCAGAAAAGCCATGACTTTTTCCGGACCGCGATATATCCAGATCCTGACCACTTGCGTTCCCGGTTGGGGAACCAAAGAAGATATGGCTGTTGATCTTGGTAAGCTGGCAAGCGAAACCGGCCTATATCCTGTTTTGGAATATATTGACGGTGCTTTGGTAAACAAAATGAAAGTAACAAAGCCAAAACCAGTGGAAGAATATCTAAAACACCAAAAACGTTTTATCCATATTATAAAAGATCCTGAACGTTTGGCCTGGGTACAAGGTTTGGCGAAACGGAATATCAATAAATACGGACTTGATAAGTAA